The Candidatus Thermoplasmatota archaeon DNA window AACCCTTACAAGAGGAGATTAAGCTATGAGATTTACACGAAATACCCATCTTCATCTGGCTGGAACGTTTCCTTGGATATAAACAACGTTTCACTTGAGAGTAAACAATCAAGAGACCTAACCCTGCGTGTTACACCCACCAGTTTCGTTAAAGCTGATGACTGGATTGAGGTAGTTGTAGGTGTTAAAGTTTTAGAAAAACAGAAAAACATTGAAATCTCCACTGTTACAACCATAAAAGATGCTAAACCAGATCTACATATAACAGATGTGATTCATTCACCAGAGGTTTTCAAAAAAGGAGACAGGGTAGACACATCTTTTAAGCTTGAGAACAGAGGTAAAGTAGCAGCTACCCATGTTAATGTTATCCTTTATGTAAACGGGGAGGAAAAAAATAAAGTAGAGGATATCACTATCCCCAGTGGTGGCTACGCTGAAATAAGGATGCCGTGGATTGCCAGCAAAAGAAAAAATGAGTTTAATATAGTAGTTAAATGATAACGGCATCTCAAAAAAAATCTTAAGTAAGCAGAGGCTTTGTTGTGATTTCTTATGCCAAAACATGATTCTAGCAAAAAGAAAGATACCGGACAACTCAAAGATGCAGAAAAAAAGTACCAGGCTTACATTGAAAAAAGAAACGAGCTAAACGAGATGGCACGTTTGATTCGTGAAGAAAGAGATATGATAAATGAAAGGCGGAAAGAAATCAAAGAAAAAATGGAAAAAGCCAAAGCAGAACGGGATAAACTTGTCTTAAAGATGAAGCAACACAGAGATATGCGTAATAAACTTCAGCAACAGGCGAAGGAGCTAATCGAGGCTAAAAGAAAGAAAAAAGGTGAGGTTTTCAAGAATCTACCTTTACGTGTTGAAGAGCTTAAAGCTGATTTTCAGATGTTGGAATACAAACAGCAAACGACTCCTATGTCACCTGCTGAAGAGAATGAGTTAATTGAAAAAATACGCCAGAAAAAAGCAGAGTACGAAAAATTTAAGAAAATGCTGCAAAAACAGAAGGTTATTGAGATAGACATCTCAGACAAAGACACTGCCATAGATGCACTTTTTAAGAAGGCTAATGAAGAGCACGAGAAGGCTCAGAAATATTATAATGAAAGCCAGAAGAAACACGAAGAGTTTATGAAGCTGGTTAACGAGTTTTCTATCTCTATAAATGAGGCGAACAAGAAACATAAAGAGTATATCGAGATTAAGAAAGAAGCTCAGGCGATTCATGAGAAGGCTTTTGAGATGAGATCCAAGATTATATCTATCCGTGGTGAGAAGAAAAAGCAGCGTGATGAAGCTAAAAGACTTATCCAAGAACAAAATCTGCAGGCTAGGAAAGCTGTTTTTGATAAGAAGAAGTTGGATGAGATTGCTGAAGAGTCACTTGATGAGTTGAAAAAAGGTAAAAAAATTTCATTATTCAGCTAGTATATCGCTGATAAACGAAAAAATAATCGGCAATTTTATATACTTTCTCATGTTTTTGCTTCGGCATGACAAAAAACAATGTTATTGGTATAGTAAGCTACGGAGCAAACATACCAAGGTATAGAATCAAATCCTCTGATATAGCACTAGCATGGGGAAAAGACCCAGACACTATAATTAATGGATTAGGTATAAACGAGAAATCAGTTCCATCACTTGACCAAGATGTTGCTACGATAAGTGTAGAAGCAGCTAGGGCGGCTCTTGCAAGATGCGATATTAATCCACAGGACATCGGTGCTATATATGTTGGTAGTGAATCTCACCCATATGCGGTTAAACCCACTGGAACCATTGTTGGCGAAGCAATAGGTGCCACACCTGATCTAAAAGTTGCTGATTACGAGTTTGCCTGTAAAGCTGGGACTGCTGCCATCCAATCATGTATGGCATTGGTAAAAGCAGACATGATAAAATATGGTTTAGCCATAGGATCTGATACATCACAGGCGGCACCTGGCGATGCATTGGAATATGCAGCTAGCGCTGGGGGAGCAGCATTTATTATTGGTAAAAAAAATGTGATTGCATCAATCAACTACACCTGTTCTTTTACCACTGATACACCTGATTTCTGGCGTAGAGAGGGAAGGAAATACCCATCCCATGGTGGACGATTCACCGGTGAACCAGCATATTTTAAACATATTGTGAACAGTACAAAAAACCTTATGGATCATGTTGGTACGAAACCAGAGGATTACAACTATGTTGTTTTTCATCAGCCCAACGGTAAATTTCCTATGAGGGTTGCAAAAATGCTAGGTTTTTCTCCTGAACAAGTTAAACAAGGTCTTTTATGCCCTTTTATTGGAAACACCTATTCTGGTGCATCTATGCTTGGTCTTGCATCTGTTTTAGATGTAGCAAAACCTGGTGACCGTATAATGGTTACAAGCTATGGCTCTGGGGCTGGTAGTGATTCATTTGATATAACAGTCACAGAACAAATAAATAAAATGCAAAGAAATAAAGCCCCATTGGTATCTCAGTTGATTGAGGATAAGGAATACATAGATTATGCTACATACGCTAAATTTAGGGATCTTTTGTATTGGGAGTGATAAAAGATGAGGGAGGTAGCAGTGATAGGTGTTGGTTTAACAGAGTTTGGTGAACTATGGGATAAATCATTCAGACAGCTAATCGCGGAAGCTGGGTCAAAAGCAATATTTGATGTAGAGGGGCTAGGTATAAAAGAGATCGATGCTTTGTACATTGGTTCTATGAGTGCTGGGAGGTTTATAAGCCAAGAACATATTGGTGCCCTTGTTGCTGATCACGCTGGTTTTTCGCATATGCATATACCAGCTATTAGGGTTGAGGGTGCATGTGCCTCTGGTGGCCTAGCTTTTAGACAAGGTTATCTCTCAGTTGCATCTGGTATTAATGACGTGGTTGTGGTTGGCGGTGTAGAAAAGATGACAGACGTAACAGGCAGCACGGCTTCTGATATTCTTGCAACATCTCTAGATCAGGAATGGGAAACGTTTTTTGGTGCAACCTATGCTGGTATCTATGCTATGATAGCAAACAGGCACATGTATGAATATGGTACTACAAGGGAACAGCTTGCAGAGGTTGCTGTTAAAAACCATGCGAACGGTGCTTTAAACCCTTATGCTCAGTTTAAGAAACCTATAGATATTAAAAGCGTGTTGAATGCACCAATGGTGGCATCTCCACTAGGTATGCTTGACTGTTCTCCCCTAAGCGATGGTGCCGCAGCCGTGGTTCTATGTTCTATGGATAAAGCAAAAAAGTATACAGATAAACCAGTTAGGATTATTGGTTCTGGTCAGGCATCTGATATGCTCCCACTGCATGGCCGTGAAGATCTTTGTACATTTGAGGCGACTGTTTACGCAGCAAAAGCTGCTTATAAACAAGCAGGGATACAACCAAAAGACGTAGATGTAGCAGAGGTACATGATTGTTTCACTATAGCTGAGATACTCGCAATCGAAGACCTGGGTTTTGTTAAAAAAGGAGAGGGTGGTAGAGCCATAGAAAACAAGATAACAACCCTTGATGGTCAAATCCCTGTTAACACAAGTGGTGGTTTGAAAGCCAAGGGTCATCCTGTTGGTGCTACAGGTGTAGCTCAGATCGCAGAGATCGTATTCCAGCTTAGAGAAGAAGCTGATAAAAGACAGGTTAAAGACGCAAATATCGGGCTTGCACATAACATTGGTGGTGGCGGGGCTTCCTGTGTTGTTCATATATTGGAGGCGATGAAAAAATGACAGACGCAGCTGTACCAAGGTTCTGGAGAGAGATACCGCAGAGATACAACCTAATTGCAAACCAATGTGGTGTATGTGACAAGGTTTATTTCCCCACGCGCGAGTCCTGCCCATATTGCAGACGTAAGAGTATAGGTAAAATGAAAAACATTAAACTCGGTGGAAAAGGAGAGGTTGTAACCTACACAATAATACATGAGGCACCTGAGCAGTTTGAAGGACAGGCACCGTACCCGATAGCGGTCATTAAGCTTGATGAAGGGGTAAAGCTTACCGCCCAGATCGTTGACTGCGACCCTAAAGATGTTAAAATTGGTATGAGAGTCCAATCAACATTTAGGAAGATACAGGAAGATGGTTCTGTAGGTGCGATCTATTATGGCTACAAATTTAGGCCCGTGAAATGAGAATATGGATATTAAAAATGCTTTATCTGAAAAAATCGCAGGCGAGATAACCCTTAGCCCAAAACCTGGTCAGACTATACGTAAATGGCGTAATATATTTGATATATCTCAGACTGATCTTGCGAATTTTTTGAAGCTGTCACCCAGTGTTATAAGTGATTATGAGTCTGGGCGTAGGAAATCACCGGGTATACAAACTATTAGGAAAATAATAGAGGGTTTTATTGAGATAGATAAAAAAAGAGGGGGAAAAATTTTACATCACTACCTTTCGTTGATTGAAACTAGCGAGGGAGTCATAGAGATGATGGAGTACCCATATTCTATAGCTGCTAATGACTTCATTAAAAGCATAGATGGGAAGATTTTGACGCCTAAAAATGTTGGTTTGGATAATAACGTAAAAGGTTTTACTTTGATTGATAGCGTTAAAATTATTGAGACCATGGATTCCACTGATTATGCACGTCTCTATGGTTGGAGTACTGATAGAGCATTGATATTTACTAATATTAGATATGGTCGTAGTCCTATGATTGCTGTTCGTGTACATCCCGTTAAACCTACTGTTGTAGTGTACCATAGACCAGGTTCTGTTGATCCTCTTGCAATAAAACTGGCTGAGCGTGAAAAAATTCCTTTGGTTCTTACAGATCTTCGTCTAGATGATTTAAAGAAGAAATTAGTTTCAATAGGGGAAAAATAGTTTATGGACTTAATGGGGTTATGTAGTATATGTGGTAAACCAGATGCTATGTTTACCTGTAGTTTATGTGGTAGACTAGTTTGCAGGAATTGTTTCGATATGCACAATAGTGTATGTTGTTTTTGTGCTAGTGGGAAAAATTAGTTTTGTTATAAAAAATTATATTTTTTAAATAATTTTATTAATATACACCAAAAATTTTATATATTGATTAATACAATATCTTGTTTGTCGGGGAGGTATAAAAAAATGAGGAAAAAAATTTTTGTTAAAAATGAAGAAGGTGACGTTCTAGGTCTACCTATGTACCTCATTGTTGTGATGATAGTAGCGGTTGCTGTCATCGCAGCAGTTATATACATGATTCCTAAAGGAACAAGAACCATGACCGCACAAGTAGTTAGTGGTGCTACCCAAACAGGAACAATACAAACCGATGGTTCAGTGAGTTTTGGTAGCTTTAGTGTAAAAGTTACTGTTACAACCAACGACGACCGACGTGATCCTGTAGTAGGCGCTACAGTAAGATTTTCTGGAGGCGGGGTAGTAGCAGAGGGGAAAACAAATGCTCAAGGCGAAGCTACTATAACAGTTAACGGTGCAAATCTTAACGTAGGAGTAAATGAGGCGTACATGAAAATGACAGTTAAAGCATCTGGTTTCGAAGATTTTGATGATGACTCAGCGGTATTATTGTACAGACCATCATAAGAATAAATAAGAATCGTATCGAATCTGGAAAAATACAAGTTAATCTAACACTATACCTAGTTTATTATTCATTTGAGTACAAAAAATAGGGAATAGTGGAGTTGGATAATTTGCTAGTAAACAAAAATAAGACGAAAAATAGAATAGAAAAGGATAGCTATTCATCAGAAGAAAACATACAATCATTTAGAAATTGGATAAGGAAAATAGAACAAACAACAAATAGTATAAGCTCTCGTCTTTCTGCCGTAGAAAAAAGGATATCTAGAAAAACAGATGATTCAGATAAAAAAATATTATATGGTACACTAGAAGAACCTATAAGCAGAGTTTTTACTGTTTTAAAAGACGAAGAAAACAAAAAAACCATTGAAGAAGCAGCTCAGGTGTTAGACAGCGAATTCTCAATAATGCAAGAAGAGATAAAATCATTACAAGATGATGTTGATGGGTTAAGAGAAAAAACCGATGAACTCAAATCACTTCTAAATAAAATAAATGAAAACATTAAGGTTAAACAAATTTATACTTCAAAGGTTTTGTATGACATCAGCTTGAGGTTAGAAAAAATTGAGCGAAGAGAGCCACCTTTTATGAAACTCGGTGATATGGAAATACCTATAGAGATCACTGGTTTTATCGGTGGCATACTTGTTTTCATAATAGCCGTAATGGTTGCTTTAGGACATAAAGAAATAGTGATATCCCCACTGTTCCTATTTCTCATAGGCATCGTGTTAATAGCGTCTACGTTACTAAAAACATTTAACATAAAGGCTTCAAATTCTAAACCCTTTAGAAAACCAAAACCTAGCAAAATCAATGATAGTTCCTAAAAAATTATTGTTTTACAATTTTTATCATATCCTGCTGAGAAAAAGTCTCGCGACATGCTGCCTTAACAGAGACATCAAGATAATCTTCGTTTACACCTTCTTCAAGTTTAACTGTTATATGAATAACGGTTTTACCATTCTCATCTGTAACACCAGAGCCTAAACCACCTGCTCCTTTGACAACAACATTTGCATTAACAATTGGGTGACCATCTATTTCGTTAACAAAAACAATGATATCAAGATCAACTGGGTCGCTACCAGATATAATATTCATCGTTGGTGTAATTGAAACAATCATCTTGCTAGGAAATAAACATGGGTTCAATACATATGACACTATCGCTGCTAATGCAACAGCTCCAATTATGAGCGATACGGTAAGCCTCATAGGCAAACCAAGAACAGCTTTTTTGTTTTTGATAAAAAACCTGAAACTATCACGGTAGATGAGATGCAGACGTTTCATAACAAAAATCATTTATTGATAGATAGTTATTTAAATATTTATATATTTTTATAATGAGTATACGACGTAAAATATGAAAGAATTAAACGTATCTAACAAAGAGGCGGTGATGGGTTTACCCATCTATCTCATAGTAGCAATTATCGTAGCATCCGCTATCACAGCAGTTTTATCAATATCTATATACAATGTTTATGTAGATTCACAATTTCATAAAACACAACAAGAGGTAAACAAAATTGTTTACGAAGCAGAAAACATGTTCGAATATGCAGATGAAGGAACAATGATAACAATCAAATGTGAATTCCCATCGTATATGAAGTTTGTTGTTTTCGGTGGTTTACCAAAAAACAAAACAAACGAAATAAATGATCTCACGTTGGATGAAAACACAAGCAACAACTATTTTTTTGTGATGAACAACGGAGAAATATCAGTCTCTCATTCAACTGCGAGATTCTCAGGTAAAAACACTAACCAGGTAGCTGTTTTCTACCCAGGAATTTATGATTTAAAACTTGAGTTAGTTAAAGAAGTTGATGGAAAAACGTATGTCAAAATTTACAAATGATGAAAAAGGTATAATGGGTCTAACGCTCTCACAAATTGGTTTGATAGTTGCGACCGGCGTAATTCTAGCTGCGGTTTTTTCGCTGATATTTCTTAATGATTGGCAGAGAAATGCGGAGTTGAAGAATATAGCAAATGTTTTTTCTACGTTGGTGGAAGGAGCTGAAACTAAATTTTTTGAGGAAACAACGGTTTTTAATTTCCCTAAAAAAGATTATGATTATAATGTTAGTATCTCATCAGAATATATTGTTGTGTCAGCTAAAGGAAAATTTGGTAATGAAATTTTTTGTAAAGAACGTTTTTTGATTAAACCATGGCCGCAGAAAAAAAATTCACCGTGGTTTGGTAGAATTGGTTTGCATAATTATTTAAAAGAAAATTTTGGAAATTCTGGTAATGTTTCTGATCCGATAAAAAAAATTTATATTGATGATGTTAAAAATTATTTTAAAGATGAGATGGAGAATTTAAACAAATCTTTTGCTTTATCGCCTTTTTATATCCTTAGAAATAAAACTGTTTACATAGAGAATGCTTTTGTTTATTATGATAACAATGACAATAATTTTTGGGATGATGCTGATGAGAAACAAGTTTTTATTTTTGTTTATCAAAAATGATTTTTAAAAAATGAATTTGCTGAAAAAAAAATATTTTACTATTTTGAAAATGAAAATTTTTTGCGTTTTTCTTCAAAAAATTTTAATACATCTTTATCGATATCATTTATGTTGTGAGTTGATAAAAAAAAGTATGATGATGTTTGAGGAGATTGGGAGTTGATGGGAAGTTGATGAACTTCCAGAAAGAAAAAGAGGGGGCACCATTTTTTAATTTTGAGAGTGTTGGGAACACTTTATTTACAAGAGCAAGAAACATCGAAAACGTTATTGGTTTTGGTAGGGTTCATATAAAATTTGAGGGTGTGAATCCAACTGGTACTCAAAAAGATAGGATTTCTGTTTATCACATTAATAAAAGTTTAGAGGGGGAGTATGATGGTGTCACAGTTGGTACTTGCGGTAACTATGGTGTTTCTCTTGCGTATTTTGCGAAACTAGCTGGTTTGAAAACTAAGATTTTGATTCCAGAAAAATATTTTATTACGCCTAAAAGGAAAATTGAACTTAATGCTCTTGGTGCTGAGATAATTACTGTTGATGGTAAATATGAGGATGCTGTTGAGGAGAGTAGGAGGGTAGCAAAGAAAGAGAACTTGTATGACGCAAATCCTGGTAACGATAGTGAGGGGTGGCGTGGTTATATGCCGATAGCTTATGAGATTTTTAATCAGCTTGGTCGTGTGCCAACAGCTGTTTCTGTGCCAGTTGGGAATGGGACTACACTGCTTGGTATTTATCATGGTTTTAAGGATCTTCTTGATCGTGGTTTAACGGATGTTATGCCTTATTTAGTTGGGGCGTCTACGAGTGGTGGTAACCCGATTGTTAATAGTTTTAAAAACGGTGATTCGAAGGTTGTGGATTTACGTCCAGATGAGCTGAGAGAGACTGCTGTGAATGAGCCGCTTATTAGTTATCATTCTTATGACGGTGATGAGGCTTTGAAGGCGATATATGAAACCAATGGTTGGGCTGATTACGTAAGTGATTCTCGTATGTTGCAGCTTCATACTCTGCTGAAGGATTTTGAGGGTTTGAATGTTCTTCCTGCGTCAACTAGTGCGATTGATGCTTTGATAAAATTCAAGCAGCATAGACAGTTGAGTAGTGATTATGTTTTGGTTTTAACTGGTAGGAAGTTTAGATAATTGCACGTATTTCAATGGGGGGATTAATACAAGTTTATGTTGAAGAACCAAGCTGTTGTATACGCTGACCGTCTTTATAGTTGTGCTGATGGTAAGACTGCGCATGGTCTTGTGCGATTCAGCAAAAAATATGACATTGTTTGTGTTGTTGATTCAACTTTACCAAAGAGTGATGCTGGCGAGATATTAGATGGTATCAACCGTGGTATACCTTTGGTAAATGATCTTGAGGAGGTTTTTTCTTTTGCTAAACCAGATACGTTTATTGTTGGAGCGGTGTCTGAGGGTGGTGTCCTCCCAAAAGGTTATGAAAAGGCTGTTGAATGGGCGCTTTCAAATGGTCTTGATGTTGTTTCTGGTTTGCATCAATTTATTTCTGATGACCCGGTTTTTTCCAAGCTTGCGGAAAAAAATAATTGCACAATCACTGATGTACGTAAGATATTTCGTGATCACAGACGTTTTTATACAGGTGAGATAAAAAATGTTGAATCTTTTCGTGTTGCTGTTCTAGGGACTGATTCTGCGATAGGAAAAAGGACACTCGCTGTGTTAATAGTTGAGGAACTAGAAAAACGTGGATACAAGGCAGACATGATTTACACTGGTCAAACTGGTTGGTTGCAGGGATGGCCACATGGTGTTATCATAGATGCTATGGTAAATGATTTTGTTTCAGGTGGTATAGAAGGTGCGATACTTGACTCCTGGCGTGATGAACAACCTGATTTTATGATTATTGAAGGGCAGGGGAGTTTGGTTCATCCTTTTTTCCCAGGTGGTTTTGAGATTCTGGTTGCTGGAAAAATCAATGGTTTTTTACTCATGGATGCACCAAAACGTCCTCATCTAGATGGTTTCCCAGGTTACCCTATGCCTAACCCAGAACGGGTTGTAAAAATAGCAGAGCTACTCACAGAAAAATCATTGTTTGGCATCGGCATAAACCATGAAAACATGAAAAAAACAGATATAAAATCAGCAAAAGAAAAACTAAGCAGAGAATTCCGTGTTCCAGTGGTTGACCCAATCTTTGATGGCGTAGATGCTATTGTTGATGTGTTGGAGGAGAAAACATGCCAAGTGAACTAGATAAGTTTTTGTGTTTCTCTTCGATTAATTTATCTGAACCCAAATTAGTTGGTAAATCAGTAAGAGCTGATGTGACGTTAAATAAAATCACTGGTGAGGAAAAAAAATTTTCCATGTTGGTTCGTTATGAAAATAACGTTGACGAAAAGCATCTGCCTTTGTTGAGAATGGCTTTTTGTATGCCCCTTTTGAATTATGGTCTTTTTTCAAAGAAACTTTTGTTGGATTTTCCTGTAAGTAAATCTGACCTGAGTCTATTGAATGATTTGAATGTTGTTTTCAGCGGGGATATTCTTGTTAACAAAATTCTGCGACGTCGAGCAGATTTTATTCTACCAGAGTTTATACCAGATAAGAAAAAGATAAAACCCGAGGATGCAAAACCTAGAGCATGTATAGAACCAAAAGAGGTTGTAAATGATTTTCCTGTCGCCAAGGGTATTATGAATCAAAACAGTTGTGGGATATTATCAAGTGGTGGGAAAGAAAGTCTTTTGACATATGCTTTGTTGAATGAGCTGGGAGTTGAGGTGCATCCACTTTATGTTAATGAAAGCGGTGGTCATTGGAGAACCGCTATACCTGCATATAATTATCATAGACGCA harbors:
- a CDS encoding hydroxymethylglutaryl-CoA synthase; this translates as MTKNNVIGIVSYGANIPRYRIKSSDIALAWGKDPDTIINGLGINEKSVPSLDQDVATISVEAARAALARCDINPQDIGAIYVGSESHPYAVKPTGTIVGEAIGATPDLKVADYEFACKAGTAAIQSCMALVKADMIKYGLAIGSDTSQAAPGDALEYAASAGGAAFIIGKKNVIASINYTCSFTTDTPDFWRREGRKYPSHGGRFTGEPAYFKHIVNSTKNLMDHVGTKPEDYNYVVFHQPNGKFPMRVAKMLGFSPEQVKQGLLCPFIGNTYSGASMLGLASVLDVAKPGDRIMVTSYGSGAGSDSFDITVTEQINKMQRNKAPLVSQLIEDKEYIDYATYAKFRDLLYWE
- a CDS encoding thiolase domain-containing protein, with product MREVAVIGVGLTEFGELWDKSFRQLIAEAGSKAIFDVEGLGIKEIDALYIGSMSAGRFISQEHIGALVADHAGFSHMHIPAIRVEGACASGGLAFRQGYLSVASGINDVVVVGGVEKMTDVTGSTASDILATSLDQEWETFFGATYAGIYAMIANRHMYEYGTTREQLAEVAVKNHANGALNPYAQFKKPIDIKSVLNAPMVASPLGMLDCSPLSDGAAAVVLCSMDKAKKYTDKPVRIIGSGQASDMLPLHGREDLCTFEATVYAAKAAYKQAGIQPKDVDVAEVHDCFTIAEILAIEDLGFVKKGEGGRAIENKITTLDGQIPVNTSGGLKAKGHPVGATGVAQIAEIVFQLREEADKRQVKDANIGLAHNIGGGGASCVVHILEAMKK
- a CDS encoding Zn-ribbon domain-containing OB-fold protein, yielding MTDAAVPRFWREIPQRYNLIANQCGVCDKVYFPTRESCPYCRRKSIGKMKNIKLGGKGEVVTYTIIHEAPEQFEGQAPYPIAVIKLDEGVKLTAQIVDCDPKDVKIGMRVQSTFRKIQEDGSVGAIYYGYKFRPVK
- a CDS encoding helix-turn-helix domain-containing protein — protein: MDIKNALSEKIAGEITLSPKPGQTIRKWRNIFDISQTDLANFLKLSPSVISDYESGRRKSPGIQTIRKIIEGFIEIDKKRGGKILHHYLSLIETSEGVIEMMEYPYSIAANDFIKSIDGKILTPKNVGLDNNVKGFTLIDSVKIIETMDSTDYARLYGWSTDRALIFTNIRYGRSPMIAVRVHPVKPTVVVYHRPGSVDPLAIKLAEREKIPLVLTDLRLDDLKKKLVSIGEK
- a CDS encoding pyridoxal-phosphate dependent enzyme, whose product is MRRLGVDGKLMNFQKEKEGAPFFNFESVGNTLFTRARNIENVIGFGRVHIKFEGVNPTGTQKDRISVYHINKSLEGEYDGVTVGTCGNYGVSLAYFAKLAGLKTKILIPEKYFITPKRKIELNALGAEIITVDGKYEDAVEESRRVAKKENLYDANPGNDSEGWRGYMPIAYEIFNQLGRVPTAVSVPVGNGTTLLGIYHGFKDLLDRGLTDVMPYLVGASTSGGNPIVNSFKNGDSKVVDLRPDELRETAVNEPLISYHSYDGDEALKAIYETNGWADYVSDSRMLQLHTLLKDFEGLNVLPASTSAIDALIKFKQHRQLSSDYVLVLTGRKFR
- a CDS encoding DUF1611 domain-containing protein; amino-acid sequence: MLKNQAVVYADRLYSCADGKTAHGLVRFSKKYDIVCVVDSTLPKSDAGEILDGINRGIPLVNDLEEVFSFAKPDTFIVGAVSEGGVLPKGYEKAVEWALSNGLDVVSGLHQFISDDPVFSKLAEKNNCTITDVRKIFRDHRRFYTGEIKNVESFRVAVLGTDSAIGKRTLAVLIVEELEKRGYKADMIYTGQTGWLQGWPHGVIIDAMVNDFVSGGIEGAILDSWRDEQPDFMIIEGQGSLVHPFFPGGFEILVAGKINGFLLMDAPKRPHLDGFPGYPMPNPERVVKIAELLTEKSLFGIGINHENMKKTDIKSAKEKLSREFRVPVVDPIFDGVDAIVDVLEEKTCQVN